The following nucleotide sequence is from Molothrus ater isolate BHLD 08-10-18 breed brown headed cowbird chromosome 12, BPBGC_Mater_1.1, whole genome shotgun sequence.
GCAAACTGAACCGTGCTGGAGGAAGCATCTCCAACCCCCCCTCACACACCTGAGACCACTGCAACACCTCTCCTGGGGCCTCACCTGGCACCAAACTCCCACCAGGGCAGGCTCTGATGGCCCAGcagaggggaagcagcagcacaggagtgGGATGTGGTGCAGGAGATGGGGAACTGTGCTGAACAAAAGGAGCCTGGGGTGtccagggaaggaaaacactgaCTGGgctcatcccacagcagcaccatccTGATTTAAGGACACAGCAGGCACCTCGTTCTCCTGAacaagcacagccctggtgtAAGAGCAGCTTATTCTGGTGTgagtgacagcacagagcaccagcCCATCCCGAGGTCAAATACAGCAGGATTTGTCctttacagaaataattgctttttgCCCATCTCCTGTGTTTCTTTGGGAATTTTTCAGCAGGTTCCTTGGAGGctgacagcccagcccaggggatgctggtgccctggcagagctctcctgcctcagcagcaATATTGTCACTTTGGTCTCCTAAAAACCACAGATTCAGAGAAGCTACATCTTGGTCTCCATCCCCCCCAGTCAATCTGCCTGTTCTTCCTGAAAGGATGAACTCCAAAAGGGATCATTACACCCAACACAGTGCTTGGGAAATTTAGGATTGAAGAGCATCTGGCCATGCTCAAAACCTGTGTTTaaccccctccccacccccctgTGACAGCCAGTCACTACACACAGCCCCAGACttgttcccagtgctccctcctccctgctgctgctcagtcaTACTGCAGCAGGGAGTAGAAAGGGATGGAGTTGAGCTTTTCTGACCCTTTCAGGGCTTTCAGCTCTATGATCACCAGGCACTCCAGGATTTCAGCCTTCAGCCTCTTCAGCAGCTCGCAGGCAGCACGCATGGTACCTGTGGAGGGGAGCAGAAACATCCTCACTCCAGGGGCacccccaccccacagccacccctgctgctgccaggctgagggTACAGAGAGGTGTGGAtacccctggcagtgcccaaggccaggctggatggggcttggagcagcctgggacagtaggaggtgtccctgccatggcaggggtggggctggatgggatttatCCCCCCCCAGCCATTCCATGATTGCATGCACACAGGTGTACAGGATCACTCGTGCTTCCCTCACCTCCAGATTTATCCCCCCCAGCCATTCCATGATTGCATGCACTCAGGTGTACAGGATCACTCGTGCTTCCCTCACCTCCAGTTGCCAGCAGGTCATCCACAATCACCACTTTCTGTCCTGGCTCCACAGCATCGCTCTGGActtccagctcagcctgcagggagcaaagagcagctttggttTAGTGTGGCCTTGGAGAGAAGCCCCTCACGAGCTGCTGGTTCATGCTGGAACACAGACAAGTCCTCAGAGACATCAGCATAAACACTCAGCACCtaaaatcccaaaaacccccacaaattCCAGCTACAGGGGAGCgccacagaaacacagagcagggaggggattgCTGGGCCAACCTGCTGGCACACCAAGATCCTGAACTTTCATCGTGTGAGTTATGGTGGAATCttatcccagagcagctctccagcaagGAAAATCTCCTGTCATGCACTGGGGAGCTCTGCCTAGAGCCAGATCCAAACTGGCACCTGTTTGGATGCGTCACATGAGCTCAGTTGGCCCAAACAATCTCATGGCTTAGGCCTGGCTTTGGGGGTTCTGCTGCTGTTAGTTCCTAGTGGGAGTAGCACAGGCTGAGGCTCAGCCCCCGGAGCAGCCGCGGGTTACGGGGCGGGATGGGGGAAGCCATGCGGGACAGCTCTGACTTACAGCACTTACTGCCAGAGTGGGGGACACTCTCCGTGGTCATGCCCCTGGATTCAAGCCAAAGAAAGCCATTTAGCACCAGGTCTGAGCACCACCCCCCTGAGAAGAATCACAGCACAGCACCGAACATCACCCGTGGGCACAAACGGAGCGGCTGCGGCTCAGCGCCgctcccagggctggtgccAGGTCATCAGAACCCAGCCTGGGACCCCCTCCCCGCGGGTTTAGCCCCCCTGGACCCCCAGTGtgagcccctgctgctcccaggcctTGCCTTGCCGTATTCCAGGCTGTAGGAGATGGATTCAGTGGCACCAGGCAGTTTCCCCTTTTTCCGCACGGGCACGAAGCCGATGCCCAACCTCTGCGCCAGGGGGGTCCCGATGAGGAACCCCCGGGAGTCCAGGcctgggggcacagcaggaacaggCAATCAGGCAATCAGGAATCATTCACCTTGGAAAACGCCTCCAACACCATCAAGTCCAACCGTTTCCCAGCCAAGGCCACATCCACGTGTTTTTtggaatggtgactccactgctgccctgggcagccggTTCCAACACCTCACACCCTCTCAGGGAATTAATATTCCCTGATACCCAAcctaaccccccccccccaggtaCAACCTGAGgccttttcctcttgtcctatcactcaGACTGGAGCCATTTCACTGGGGGAGGGTCTTGGCACAACTCCCTTGTTTTATCCTCCCATTCTAAAAGCAATTTGCTCTTCAAGTCACTGCTGAGGGTTGAAATCACAGCCCACACTCCTGTTCTCACCcacatttgctgctgctggccctaAGAGcccatttccctcccctctgACCTTTTTCCTTAGAGATAaaggcagcagggccctggTATCAGTCCAGCCACATGAGCAGGAACTCTGCACCTCTGGGCAGACTTCACTTATCTCACCTGGGCCAGGTCTGGTCTGTGCCCCTTTGGCTGTGGCCCAGCCCAAGCActgccttcctcttcctcagcaccTGGCCAGGTGAGCTGAGGTGTTCTGGCCACCAAGGCCATTTGTGCTGGCCTTGAAAGGCTCCCTGAGGGAaaccagctgggacagggcctgcctgccctggggacagcgtggggacactgcaggctctgtgtgcccccTCCTTTTCAACAATGAATTATGCAACTGGCACAGAAGTGTCAAAGGGCACCTGCCACATCCCACACCAGCATTTCAGAAAACGACAGCAGGAGGTGAAGGGTAGAAACTGTCCTGGTGTTACCTTGTGACAAAGGCCAATGTTCAGGTGACTTCTGTGTCCAAGGGCTACAACATTCCCCAAGGGCCACCCCACACTTCCCACCCGGGACACACTGCTCAGGGCTGTTCAACCAGCACTCACCCACAATGAAGTCGATTTTTGGGAAAGACGCCCTCACATGATCCTCCAGAAGATCAATCAAAGTCCTGAAGGCCACAGGATCCTTCAGCAAGGGGCTGATATCCCTGCAAcgagggagggcagggggtgaGGCACCCGCGGGGCTGCTCTGGAAATGCTCAGCTCCCGAGatcaggggaggctcctgggcCTGGGGAAGGTTCCTGATCCCAGGGGAAGGCtcctgagcccagggaaggtTCCTGATCCCAGGGAAAGCTCCTGAGCCCAGGGGAAGGCTCCTGATCCCAGGGAAGGTTCCTGATCCCAGGGAAAGCTCCTGAGCCCAGGGGAAGGCTCCTGATCCCAGGGGAAGGTTCCTGATCCCAGGGAAAGCTCCTGATCCCAGGGAAGGTTCCTGATCCCAGGGGAAGGCTCCTGATCCCAGGGAAGGTTCCTGATCCCAGGGAAGGTTCCCGGGCCCAGGGAAGGCTCCCGAGCCCAGGAAAGggccctgcctggtgctgccggggccagggatgggcagcgcggacaggagctggcagtgagTCCCCGGCccggctccagccctgctcccatccccacTTCCAGCCCTGGTCCTGCCTCCATTCCCGGCCCCATGCCCTGTCCTGGTTCCAACCCCAGTTTCCTCCCCGATCCCATCCCCGTTCCCGATCCCATCCCGTCCCCGTCCCATCCCGTTCCCGATCCCATCCCGTTCCCGTCCCGGTCTCACCGGAACAGCACGCCGGGCTCGGGGAAGTCCGGGAAGGGCCGGACGCGGTCGCGCACCCGGCGCAGCCGCTCGTCGCTCATGGCGGCCCCGCCGTGCGCAGCCGTcgccgctccgctccccgcAGGCCGGAacgggccgggcggggcgggacgGGGGCGGTACCGGAGCGGGCGGGCACCGGGGCAGGGAGCGGCTGTGGCCTGGGGACCTGCGGGTGTGTGGGACTGCGGGGCATGGAGCATCCGTGCCCCCGGTGCTTGGAGCTCCGGTATCCCGCAGCATTGAGCATCAGTCCCCCCGCTGTTTGGAGCTCCGGTACCCCGGGGCATTGAGCCCTGGTCCCCCCGATATTTGGGGCTCCGGTACCCCGGAGTGCGGAGCATCCATGCCCCCAGTATCTGGGCTCCGGTATCCCGGGGTACCGGAGCCCCAGCCCCTCGGTATTTGGGGCTCCGGTACCCCGGGGCATTGAGCATCCATATCCCCCGGTATTTGGGGCTCTGGCACCCCGGGGCATTGGAGCCCCAGTCCCTCCGGTATTTGGAGCTCCGGTATCCCAGAGCATTGAGCCCCAGTCCACCCCGTATTTGGGCTTCTGGTACCCCACGGCATTGAGCCCCAGTCCCCCCGGAATTTGGAGCTCTGGTACGCTGGATCATAGAGCATCACCCCCCAGGCACACGGAACTCTGGTATCCCCATGCACAGAGCCCCAGATTCCTGGTGCAAGGAGGTCTGATACTCCAGACATGGAGCTatcccagagcccccagccccccagtgAAGGTCTGGTACCCCAGGACACGAGGCACTGATACCCCCAGTGTGTGGAGCTCTGACACTTCATGCACAGAGCCCAAATCTCCCTGTGCATGGAGCTCTGATAACCCTGGTGCATGGAGCTGCACTTCCCAGGGCCATGGAGCTCTGATAACCCTGGTGCATGGAGCTGCACTTCCCAGGGCCATGGAGCCCTGGTACCCTTGGCACATGGAGCTGCACTTCCCAGGGCCATGGAGCCCTGATACCCTGGTGCATGGAGCTGCACTTCCCAGGGCCatggagccctggcacagcagtggaTGGAGCCCCAGGCTCCCCTCTGAAGAGCTCCCAGGGACCTGCTCCGTGTGGAGCTGGATTTCCCTGCCTGACCCCAGCCTCAGAAAggtgctccctgcctgggggtTCCATTTGCATGCCCTCACCCTGCTCAGCACAACACAGACAGCAAACTCCTCAGGACTCCACTGTTTCCTGCTTTCCCATCCCTCATCACCTCGTGTGAACTCCTGGAGTCGTTCAGTGTTTGTTAAACTCGTTGGTTGGGATGAGGGACAACAACACAGCCCCAGGTCCTCCAACAGCTCCTGGTGTCAccgagccctgggcagggcagggagctcccacagctcccatctCCCATCTCCTGGTGCTGAATGTTGTTTGGCCATGCAAAATCCACCAAATGAGTTCAGAGCTCCTCTTCCATTAGCAAATACACCTTGGATCTGCTCCAAACCCGTCCAGGCACGGCTCGCTGTGGAAAGCAGAAGCAGTTGGAGCCTGTGACACCCCTGGCTGAGCTCAGTGTTTGCTGCCGAGAGCTGTGACTGGGAAAAACTTCACCCACACCCTCTGGagagcccctgccatggcagggacacttccactgtcccagggtgccccaagccctgtccaggctggccttggacccttctctgggcaccctgtgccagggcctgcccaccctcccagggaggaatttctcccttatatcccatctaaccctgccctctggggCAGCCATTCCCCCTTACCCTggcccttgtccccagtccctgtccaGCTCTCTCAGAGCCTCTCCAGGCACTGGACAGAGCCCTCAGGtccccctggagctgctgaggctgcacaaCCCCAACTCCTGTTAAGGTTAActccctctgctgccagagccagcgCGTGCTCCCTCCACAACCATTCCCCCACAAACTGAGACTTTCCCTGAACTCAGATTATCTCTTTGGCACCAGAAGGATCCTCTTGGGCAGCTGTTGCAGGGCAGCaaagggggaggaaggaaggacaggGCCTTGCAGGGGAGCTGGACGGGTTCCTCTGCTGACCttacagcacagcactggaCAAGGAGCTGTTCCAGCAACTCCTCTTCTTCCTGGCAGATGGAATTGCTGATGGAATTTATCTGCCTACTCGTGGAAATAAATAAGCAGGAGTTtatttcctgggaaaaaggaTCTTTACAGcctgccaggcagctctgcttctgCCTCTCACTAACAGAGGGGCTGGAACGAGGGGGTCTGTGTCACCCCTGTCCTGTTTGTGACCCCCCCACGATCCCACCCTCGCTGCAGGAGACTCCACCACATTGCCCTGGAGGCTGAGTGAGGTTCCCAGGCCTCTCATCCCAAGCAAGCCCTGGCAAACCTTCAGCGGGATGAGCTGCTGAGTGTCCCCACTGAGTGCTCCCCTCCTGGATGTGGGATCAGTCTGTCCccatctgctctgctgggaagggcaCAGAGGTTCCACCAAACTGGACTTGCAGTGACCCAGCTGCCAGAAACCATGGTTAAAAGACAACATTCCTGAGATTCCTGTTGGACTCCTCATTTATCCCCCATCTCCAAGGATTCCAACTGCACCCACCAGCACACACTGGACTGGAACACCCCAAGGAAATCAGTTTTCCCTGTGATTGTTCCACCTTTCAAACAACACTGCTGACTCCTACTGCAATTTCCATCTGCAAAGAACTTTCCTAGGACCCCTTTCCAAATGTGA
It contains:
- the APRT gene encoding adenine phosphoribosyltransferase, encoding MIQRTRAPNSGGTGAQCRGVPEAQIRGGLGLNALGYRSSKYRRDWGSNAPGCQSPKYRGIWMLNAPGYRSPKYRGAGAPVPRDTGAQILGAWMLRTPGYRSPKYRGDQGSMPRGTGAPNSGGTDAQCCGIPELQAPGARMLHAPQSHTPAGPQATAAPCPGARPLRYRPRPAPPGPFRPAGSGAATAAHGGAAMSDERLRRVRDRVRPFPDFPEPGVLFRDISPLLKDPVAFRTLIDLLEDHVRASFPKIDFIVGLDSRGFLIGTPLAQRLGIGFVPVRKKGKLPGATESISYSLEYGKAELEVQSDAVEPGQKVVIVDDLLATGGTMRAACELLKRLKAEILECLVIIELKALKGSEKLNSIPFYSLLQYD